A genome region from Vicia villosa cultivar HV-30 ecotype Madison, WI unplaced genomic scaffold, Vvil1.0 ctg.000011F_1_1, whole genome shotgun sequence includes the following:
- the LOC131621776 gene encoding putative F-box/FBD/LRR-repeat protein At1g78840, which produces MTETYFRGSGRIAKKLKPRLLDSAPREKVNNEAVESGDKFDEMPDCVVLHILSFMETKDAVRTCVLSKRWTNLWTSIPCLNFNSKSFARLADFKKFVMWVLFRRDSSVVKVLTYCRAGVEYATDQNLFNKVIDHATSHGVEEIIVNLRAKAVGSPPVDIPLSLLRCKTLKRLELKDCHPTKPEWPVICIPAKKLLHLEHFTMDTTDISNSFASLANLFGFATLTTLNLSNLTLCCTENESLNPFENCVNLKNLHLREICFKSDLVPKDFVISAPQLNNMTMSCTRFKCKLVVSAPKLINFSYLYASSCAFFEFSMPSVDALIIDIREPNYQLKEPHQRPGEKSPHGVINMVREHHDAELSFSTAMVSCGTTVIIPKEECSPFNEWKSVNLRVGSTYKIFINNFDHITAYFRSCSKRDDFEILPI; this is translated from the exons ATGACAGAGACTTATTTTCGGGGATCTGGTCGCATTGCGAAGAAGTTGAAGCCGCGTTTGTTGGATTCAGCGCCTCGAGAGAAGGTTAATAATGAGGCGGTGGAGAGCGGAGACaagtttgatgaaatgcctgatTGTGTTGTTCTTCATATTTTGTCGTTTATGGAAACGAAGGATGCTGTCCGGACGTGTGTTTTGTCGAAAAGGTGGACGAATCTTTGGACTTCAATTCCGTGTTTGAATTTCAATAGTAAATCGTTTGCACGGTTGGCTGATTTCAAGAAGTTCGTTATGTGGGTGCTTTTCCGCCGAGATTCATCTGTTGTGAAAGTTCTTACGTATTGCCGTGCTGGAGTGGAATATGCGACGGATCAAAACCTTTTTAATAAGGTCATTGATCACGCGACGTCACATGGCGTTGAAGAAATTATAGTCAATCTTCGGGCAAAAGCCGTTGGCAGCCCGCCCGTTGACATTCCTTTGTCGTTGTTGAGGTGCAAAACCTTGAAAAGGCTTGAGTTAAAAGATTGTCATCCTACAAAACCGGAATGGCCCGTAATTTGCATACCGGCGAAAAAGCTGTTGCATCTGGAACATTTTACGATGGATACAACGGATATTTCAAATTCGTTTGCTAGTTTAGCAAATCTTTTCGGTTTCGCAACATTAACGACTTTGAATCTAAGCAACTTGACTCTGTGTTGCACAGAAAACGAATCTCTGAATCCATTTGAAAATTGCGTCAATTTGAAGAATCTGCACTTGAGAGAAATTTGCTTTAAGTCGGACTTGGTCCCTAAGGATTTCGTGATATCTGCGCCCCAACTCAATAACATGACTATGTCGTGCACCCGATTCAAATGTAAACTCGTTGTTTCTGCACCAAAGCTAATCAATTTCAGCTACTTATATGCTTCTTCTTGCGCCTTCTTTGAGTTTAGTATGCCCTCTGTCGATGCCTTGATCATTGATATCCGCGAACCAAATTATCAATTGAAAGAACCTCATCAGAGGCCGGGAGAAAAGTCTCCACATGGTGTGATCAATATGGTTCGGGAACATCACGATGCCGAACTCTCCTTCTCTACCGCTATG GTTTCATGTGGGACTACCGTCATCATTCCAAAGGAAGAATGTTCACCTTTTAATGAATGGAAATCCGTGAATTTACGAGTCGGATCAACATACAAAATCTTCATCAACAACTTTGACCATATAACTGCATATTTTCGAAGTTGCTCTAAGCGTGACGACTTTGAGATTTTGCCGATTTAG
- the LOC131621819 gene encoding uncharacterized protein LOC131621819 codes for MIEVFQGFSKAIGIYVHPGKCKLYFGGVSPYIRHEIVGISGFTEGCLPFKYLGVPLSSRKLTINQCRPLVEKIIVLPIPQKVTKEIDAIYIRYLWSGTDIISREALIAWEKVGEPRNSCGLNITLLRMSNKATIGKLLWNIHMKVDRLWIQWLDMYFLKGVDIMQWQVTTTSSWNLKHMEGHTWLVANYKISSEFE; via the exons ATGATAGAGGTGTTCCAAGGATTCTCAAAGGCTATTGGGATTTATGTGCACCCAGGGAAATGCAAATTGTATTTTGGTGGTGTGTCACCATACATTAGGCATGAAATTGTTGGAATCAGTGGCTTTACAGAAGGATGCCTGCCATTTAAATATTTGGGCGTGCCGCTGTCGAGTAGGAAGCTCACTATTAATCAGTGCAGACCTCTTGTGGAAAAAATTATC GTTCTTCCCATTCCTCAAAAAGTAACGAAAGAAATCGACGCTATTTACATAAGATACCTTTGGAGTGGGACTGATATTATTAGCAGGGAAGCTCTCATTGCTTGGGAAAAGGTGGGTGAGCCAAGGAATTCTTGTGGGCTGAACATAACATTGCTGCGGATGTCGAATAAGGCCACGATTGGGAAATTATTATGGAATATTCATATGAAGGTGGATAGGTTGTGGATTCAATGGTTGGATATGTACTTCTTGAAAGGAGTAGACATAATGCAATGGCAAGTGACTACTACTAGTTCTTGGAATTTGAAACATATGGAAGGACATACTTGGTTGGTTGCAAATTACAAGATATCAAGTGAATTTGAATAG
- the LOC131621905 gene encoding uncharacterized protein LOC131621905 has protein sequence MSAKAMPEKEDNILKQALDARKNQKKRNQGTGAGENSGSAGSPHKIHVDERLPKRPRASEGGRPDQSNLGPGRAFVLPSCYKDGGYFEKFPLATSPDEARRISDMDPPSLQKQLACDSAAVVRVLEMAQVLASGGSGSTEALKEAEAAKKVAEDKVKTMEVERKELRKKVDAALKQKDAEVAAEKKKLADLRLEWAPSADESPDVAALKSRAEFAEKIESLKISLADMADVGFERALNQLRLLNPGLKEDNVGLSSRIVDGVLVPESPGSEE, from the exons ATGTCTGCAA AggctatgccggagaaggaggataaTATCCTGAAACAAGCATTGGATgcgaggaagaatcagaagaagaggaaccagggTACCGGAGCTGGAGAGAACTCAGGCTCGGCAGGCTCCCCTCACAAGATTCATGTCGACGAGAGGTTACCCAAGAGACCTCGTGCTTCCGAGGGGGGACGTCCGGATCAGTCGAACCTGGGTCCCGGGCGCGCCTTCGTGTTGCCTtcttgctacaaggatggaggcTATTTTGAGAAGTTCCCCTTGGCTACCTCACCggatgaagctcgtcggatcAGTGATATGGATCCCCCGTCTCTTCAGAAACAGTTGGCGTGCGACAGTGCCGCCGTGGTGAGGGTCTTGGAGATGGCCCAAGTGTTGGCTAGTGGAGGTTCGGGCTCGACCGAGGCCCTGAAGGAGGCCGAGGCGGCTAAGAAGGTGGCCGAGGACAAGGTGAAGACCATGGAGGTCGAGCGCAAGGAGTTGAGGAAGAAGGTCGATGCGGCCCTGAAGCAGAAAGATGCGGAGGTCgcggctgagaagaagaagctggctgaccttcgactcgaatgggctccctcggctgacgagtcgccGGATGTGGCAGCTCTGAAGTCCAGGGCTGAGTTTGCGGAGAAGATAGAAAGCCTGAAGATAAGCCTGGCCGACATGGCCGACGTCGGTTTCGAGCGTGCTCTTAACCAGCTGAGGCTTCTGaaccctggtttgaaggaggataatgTCGGGCTCTCTTCGAGGATCGTAGATGGCGTGTTGGTGCCTGAGTCCCCGGGGAGTGAAGAGTAG